The Pseudomonas sp. IAC-BECa141 genome contains the following window.
GATGCGGTATCTGATGAGCGTCCTCAGCGAGAACGTCACCGCGCGCCGTCAGGCGCTGGCAGACAGCAGCCCCCGGGCGCATCTGCAGGTGATCATCGAAGGCAACTTCGACGCCAGCCAGGTCAATGGCCCGGCAATGAAAACCTGGCTGGCCTTCTGGGCCACCAGCATGCACCAGCCGTCTTTGCACAGGTTGCAGCGGATCAACGATCACCGTCTGTATTCCAACCTGTGCTGCGAGTTCCGCCGTGTGTTGCCGCTCGAAGATGCGCGCACCGCCGCCCGTGGACTGGCAGCTCTGATCGACGGCTTGTGGTTGCGCGGCGCGCTGTCGGGAGACGCTTTCGACACTGCGCAGGCGCAACAGATCGCTTACGAATACATGGATTTCCAATTGGCCAAGCAGGTGAGCTAGAGCACAGAGAAAACGCTCGGCCCCCTGAACTGTCACCGACCAGCGATGCCACAGCTACATGGCTCACCCGGTGACCAACGCCAACCACTAATGCACTTGCGAGGACACTATGGCCCGTTTCGAACTGCAAAAACTCTACATCGATGGCGCGTACTCCGACGCCGGCAGCGATGCCACCTTCGAAGCCATCAACCCGGCTAACGGTGAAGTCCTCGCACACGTGCAACGTGCGACCAAGGAAGACGTCGAGCGTGCTGTGGTCAGCGCCGAAAAGGGCCAGAAAATCTGGGCCGCGATGACCGCCATGGAGCGTTCGCGCATCCTGCGTCGCGCCGTCGACATCCTGCGCGAGCGCAACGATGAACTGGCTGCCCTGGAAACCCTGGACACCGGTAAAGCCTTCTCCGAAACCAAGTACGTCGACATCGTCACCGGCGCCGACGTGCTGGAATACTACGCAGGCCTGGTGCCTGCCATCGAAGGCGAGCAGATCCCGCTGCGTGACACCTCGTTTGTCTACACCCGTCGCGAACCGCTGGGCGTTGTCGCCGGTATCGGCGCGTGGAACTACCCGATCCAGATCGCCCTGTGGAAATCCGCTCCAGCCCTGGCGGCCGGTAACGCGATGATCTTCAAGCCAAGCGAAGTCACCTCGCTGACCACCCTGAAACTGGCCGAGATCTACACCGAAGCCGGCGTTCCGAACGGCGTGTTCAACGTGCTGACCGGCAGCGGCCGTGAAGTCGGCACCTGGCTGACCGAGCACCCGCGCATCGAGAAAGTCTCCTTCACCGGCGGCACCGACACCGGCAAAAAGGTCATGGCCAGCGCTTCGGCTTCGTCGCTCAAAGACGTGACCATGGAGCTGGGCGGCAAGTCCCCGCTGATCATCTGCGACGACGCCGACCTGGATCGCGCCGCCGACACCGCCATGATGGCCAACTTCTACAGCTCCGGTCAGGTCTGCACCAACGGCACTCGCGTGTTCGTGCCGAGCCACCTGAAAGCCGCTTTCGAAGCCAAGATCGTCGAGCGCGTCGCCCGCATCCGCGTTGGCAACCCGGAAGATGAAAACACCAACTTCGGCCCGCTGGTCAGCTTCGCGCACATGGAAAACGTGCTGGGCTACATCGCCAAGGGTAAAGAAGAAGGCGCCCGCGTTCTGTGCGGCGGCGAGCGCATGACCGACGGCGAATTCGCCAAGGGCGCGTTCGTGGCTCCGACCGTGTTCACCGACTGCACCGACGACATGACCATCGTCCGTGAGGAAATCTTCGGCCCGGTGATGTCGATCCTGACCTACGAAACCGAAGAAGAAGTGATCCGTCGCGCCAACGACACCGACTTCGGCCTGGCCGCCGGTATCGTCACCCGCGACCTGAACCGCGCCCACCGCGTGATTCATCAACTGGAAGCCGGTATCTGCTGGATCAACGCCTGGGGCGAGTCCGACGCAAAAATGCCGGTTGGCGGTTACAAGCAGTCGGGCGTCGGCCGTGAGAACGGCATCAGCTCGCTGAACAACTTCACTCGCATCAAATCGGTACAGGTCGAACTGGGCGATTACGTCTCGGTGTTCTAAGACCCGAGTTCTGTATTGCTCGCGAGGCCACCTTCGCTGGCAAGCCAGCTCCCACAGGTCGGGTGTCGCCCACCCAATCTGTGGCAGCCCCGATCCCTGTGGGAGCGGGCTTGCCCGCGAATCGAGTGCAAAGCACTCGCCAGGCCTGACCTGACCAACTTTCAAAGAGGGTGCATGCAATGTCCCAAGAATTCGATTACATCATCGTCGGTGCCGGCTCTGCCGGTAACACCCTGGCGACCCGCCTGACTGAAGACGAAGGCGTCACCGTCCTGCTGCTCGAAGCCGGCGGCCCGGACTACCGTCTCGACTTCCGCACGCAAATGCCGGCCGCTCTGGCCTTCCCGCTGCAAGGTCGTCGCTACAACTGGGCGTACGAAACCGATCCAGAGCCACACATGGACGGTCGCCGGATGGAATGCGGTCGCGGCAAGGGCCTCGGCGGTTCCTCGCTGATCAACGGCATGTGCTACATCCGCGGCAACGCGATGGACTACGACGGCTGGGCGAAACTGCCAGGCCTGGAAGACTGGACCTACCTCGATTGCCTGCCGTACTTCCGTAAAGCGGAAACCCGCGACATCGGCCCGAACGACTACCACGGTGGCGACGGTCCGGTCAGCGTGACCACGCCGAAGGCAGGCAACAACCCGCTGTTCCACGCGATGGTTGAAGCTGGCGTACAGGCCGGTTACCCGCGCACCGAAGACTTGAACGGCTACCAGCAGGAAGGTTTCGGCCCGATGGACCGCACCGTGACGCCGAACGGCCGTCGTGCTTCCACCGCCCGGGGTTACCTGGACGTGGCCAAAAAGCGTTCGACCCTGACCATCGTCACTCACGCCCTGACTGACAAGGTTCTGTTCGAAGGCAAACGTGCCGTTGGCGTGCGTTACCTGGTCGGCGCTGCCGAAGAGCGCGTTGAAGCCCGTGCCCGCAAGGAAGTCATCGTCTGCTCCGGCGCGATCGCTTCGCCGCAACTGCTGCAACGCTCCGGTGTCGGCCCGGCGAAACTGCTGGAAAGCCTCGACATCCCGGTCGTTCACGATCTGCCGGGCGTCGGCGAAAACCTGCAGGATCACCTCGAGCTGTACCTGCAATACGCCTGCACCCAACCGGTTTCGCTGTACCCGTCGCTGCTCTGGTACAACCAGCCGGCCATCGGTGCCGAGTGGCTGTTCAACGGCACCGGCATCGGCGCCAGCAACCAGTTCGAAGCCGGCGGTTTCATCCGCACCCGTCCGGAATTCGAATGGCCGAATATCCAGTACCACTTCCTGCCGGTGGCGATTAACTACAACGGCAGCAACGGTGTGAAAGAGCACGGTTTCCAGGCGCACATGGGTTCCATGCGTTCGCCGAGCCGCGGTCGCGTCCAGGTCAAATCCAAGGATCCGCGCCAGCACCCGAGCATCCTGTTCAACTACATGGCCACCGAGCAGGACTGGCAGGAATTCCGTGACGGCATCCGCCTGACCCGTGAAATCATGCAACAGCCTGCACTGGACGCCTTCCGTGGCCGCGAAATCAGCCCGGGCATCGAAGTGCAAAC
Protein-coding sequences here:
- the betI gene encoding transcriptional regulator BetI; protein product: MPKVGMQPIRRQQLIEATLQAVDQVGMGDASIALIARLAGVSNGIISHYFQDKNGLIAATMRYLMSVLSENVTARRQALADSSPRAHLQVIIEGNFDASQVNGPAMKTWLAFWATSMHQPSLHRLQRINDHRLYSNLCCEFRRVLPLEDARTAARGLAALIDGLWLRGALSGDAFDTAQAQQIAYEYMDFQLAKQVS
- the betB gene encoding betaine-aldehyde dehydrogenase, which produces MARFELQKLYIDGAYSDAGSDATFEAINPANGEVLAHVQRATKEDVERAVVSAEKGQKIWAAMTAMERSRILRRAVDILRERNDELAALETLDTGKAFSETKYVDIVTGADVLEYYAGLVPAIEGEQIPLRDTSFVYTRREPLGVVAGIGAWNYPIQIALWKSAPALAAGNAMIFKPSEVTSLTTLKLAEIYTEAGVPNGVFNVLTGSGREVGTWLTEHPRIEKVSFTGGTDTGKKVMASASASSLKDVTMELGGKSPLIICDDADLDRAADTAMMANFYSSGQVCTNGTRVFVPSHLKAAFEAKIVERVARIRVGNPEDENTNFGPLVSFAHMENVLGYIAKGKEEGARVLCGGERMTDGEFAKGAFVAPTVFTDCTDDMTIVREEIFGPVMSILTYETEEEVIRRANDTDFGLAAGIVTRDLNRAHRVIHQLEAGICWINAWGESDAKMPVGGYKQSGVGRENGISSLNNFTRIKSVQVELGDYVSVF
- the betA gene encoding choline dehydrogenase, which produces MSQEFDYIIVGAGSAGNTLATRLTEDEGVTVLLLEAGGPDYRLDFRTQMPAALAFPLQGRRYNWAYETDPEPHMDGRRMECGRGKGLGGSSLINGMCYIRGNAMDYDGWAKLPGLEDWTYLDCLPYFRKAETRDIGPNDYHGGDGPVSVTTPKAGNNPLFHAMVEAGVQAGYPRTEDLNGYQQEGFGPMDRTVTPNGRRASTARGYLDVAKKRSTLTIVTHALTDKVLFEGKRAVGVRYLVGAAEERVEARARKEVIVCSGAIASPQLLQRSGVGPAKLLESLDIPVVHDLPGVGENLQDHLELYLQYACTQPVSLYPSLLWYNQPAIGAEWLFNGTGIGASNQFEAGGFIRTRPEFEWPNIQYHFLPVAINYNGSNGVKEHGFQAHMGSMRSPSRGRVQVKSKDPRQHPSILFNYMATEQDWQEFRDGIRLTREIMQQPALDAFRGREISPGIEVQTDEQLDKFIREHAETAFHPSCSCKMGTDEMAVVDGQGRVHGMQGLRVVDASIMPIITTGNLNAPTIMMAEKIADKIRGRQPLPRSKAPYYVAGDAPVKGKPMREVSTVAQ